In Cherax quadricarinatus isolate ZL_2023a chromosome 86, ASM3850222v1, whole genome shotgun sequence, the sequence GATGGCTGTACACCACTCCACTATGCTGCTGCATCAGCAAATTCTGAAATTGTTGAGATTCTACTCAGTGCCCATGCAAATCCTGAAACTATTGATAATCGAGGCAATACAGCACTTCATTATGCTGTTGATGTAAATGGTGTGAAAGCCTTTACGGTGAGAATACTGGCAATGGTTCATCCAGTTGCAGCTTGTATAACAAACTCTGGCATGGAAACACCTCTACATATTGCGGTGAAAAGTGGTAGACAAGATGCAGAGAGTATTCTTgcagcagtagtggaagtaggaaCAAGGGCTGCCCTTAACTCTAAAGGCCCTTTAGGCCATACACCATTACACTTGGCTGTTTTAGAGCACCGTCTCAATCTTTTGCGTCTTCTCCTCACTGCAGGAGCAGACACGAACACCGAGGATCACTTGGGACATACTCCTTTGGTATCAGCAGCAAGAGATGCTACTTGGGGTGCGGTAGCTCTGCTCTTGGCTGCTGGAGCACGTACTAAAAAACTGATACGAGGAGGGGACATAGAAAATGAAGTACGGGACTCTGGCATTCGTGCACTACTTGAAGAAGCCACAAGACAACCTCCTTGCCTCTCTAGTTTGTGTCGCCGAGCACTCACTCATCATCTGGGTCCTGGTGCCCTTCGTGCGCTTTCAAAAGCGACTCTGCCTTCTGTGTGGCAAGACTTTCTTACTTTCCAATCAGTAAGCCTAtagttattgaaaaaaaaataccactCATAGTCACAAGAAAATGTCATGCCATGCAGTTAGCATACTATTGAACTTTAATGGTACTCAACTCTCTTTGAAGGtgctattttattatttatttcagAGATGAACTGAGAAAATGCTTAGAGGATTATGTGTTGACATGTAATTTATGAAGATACTGTACTTAGTTGAGTATCAAATAGAATGATGTGCTGCATTTTGTTCAGTGGATAAATCTACTGTGTATAGAATTATCTAGCTCATGTTTGGATGTTTCCATATTTAAAAAAATGCATATAATTTAAGTTTTCTAATGTAAAtattttaggtaagacacataggcaacagttaggcaactttattccgaaatgtgtcgcctacacagtaggcttcttcagtcgaatacagaaagtaggcaggaacagtagagatgtgaagacgatgtagtcagtccatcacccttgaagttgtagaatttgaggttgtcagtccctcagcctggagaagttcagttccatagtcaggaactatctgaagatcaagcgacagtgcggagacttaaatactgtcggaaggagaggtgcagagtagtagtagtagtagtacgtttcggaataaagttgcctaactgttgcctatgtgtcttacctaccaacctgtcggtattgtataccattttgatgtaaaTATTTTAGATGACAGTTCTTCATTTACAGCATAATTGGTATAATTTGATAATGTGTAATTGCCTCTCTATATTGTAGTGTCAGGTAGGCAAAGTTTCTTATGCAGGTTATCCTCAGTAAACTTTATTACATAGCAACACTTGACTCATTTGCCAAAGAAGTTGCAATCACTTAGTTCATAGGCATGTTTAATGTGCACATTTCTCATTTGCTACAGTATTTAATTTAAATTCTCAGTTATAGAAACCAAATTGTCATATTGGTTTTTATAAACTATGTATTTATAAaatttattattactgtattgttattattattattattattattattattattattcacaaaaaatgctaccatatattttttaaattgttGAAAAATAATAGACAAGTAAGAGAAGCCAGAAAAATAAGACTAAGTAAGAGAAGCCAGAAAATGTAATAAAGTAAGAGAAGCCAGAAAATGTAATAAAGTAAGAGAAGCCAGAAAATGTAATAAAGTAAGAGAAGCCAGGAAAATAATCAAGTCCACATAGGTAGTGCAACTCTTGTAATGCTCTCTTGaataccgtttttttttttttaaagggttTCCAAGAAATAataaacagtaaatcttcaatatAAAAGACTAAGGGGGAGATTCTCTGAGTGTCCATTCATTCAGAATATTAAAAACTTGCATAAAAAGCACTTAGGTAATCTGTTGTGTACCTTGTGCAGTACTGTACACATTAGAGGTACAGTAGTACACATCGAAATTAAATGAGTTTATAAGTAGATTATGTGTGGTACTTGAAGGGTTCATTATATATCAAGGCCAACTATATCCAGGGTTTCCTGTTTTAATTTAGCCCTGAAGTATTTTGGATGAGATTACAAAGAAATATGATTCTCATAGATGGTACAAGAGATTACACTTGGGATAGGTGTAAAAGATAAGCTATTTTTGTTTTTAATGTATAAATTATATTCCTGTTAATACAGTAATCCCTTGATTTAATGGACTAATAGGGAGGAGAGGGTGGCTGGTCCTGTTGTTTGTGGTTAATAAAGGTGATTATTTTGCTGTGATCATAACAGTAATGAATAATTTTCCATTCAGTGAACTTTGTCCATTGTTTCTGAATCAATTAACCCAGTTAATTTTGTCTTGTATTTCTGAAGTCCATTCACTTGAGGTCTGTTAAATCTTGGGTTCGACAGTTTGTTGTTTTCAATTTGTTAACACTTGTATATAATCTATACAGAGACTGAGGGCATTTAAAGAGGATGGAATAGATAAGGATGATGAATGGGGTGTACAAAgctggggtggaaggaaggagaggtaggggcCATCCTcagaaggttgaagggagggggataATGTTTTTAAGTGCTAGGTTTTAAGTATCCAGCAGACTTGTGTGAATGTTATAtcagagtgagtggagacaagtggtttttatggcttGATTTTTTGTTGGAAAGGGATTCATAGAAATTGGTTtgccaaacttgagtcctggaggtgggaaaggtagtgtctgcattctgaaggaagggcagggatgttgcagttcagagtgtCATTTGAATTGTGTTGTCTGCACACTTTTAGCAAGACAACTATTGAATGAATAAAGTTGAGTGCGTTTCATTTTTGTTGGGTCACACTACTTCAGTGgtagatggccagtgtgtttaaAAGCAAATGCTACCAGAATGTAGAATGTTGTATAGTATTTGTTTTCTTACGGGTCAATTAGAAAATGGGCATTGCAATACTACCTCGAAACATACCTTGATCAGGCTTTTGAGCCATTacaaattattgtaaaatataaCGTAAAATCTTAATAACATGAATGTAAACCACTCTCTGGACGGAGGGTTCAAACACATGGTAAGCCATTTCCTAGACTACCGGGCCAATGTACTAGCAACTGTACCATACTGGCATGAAGGTTCATCCTGGTAGGTGTATTTATATCCATACTTGGAAGATTAGCATGGCTACCACTATAACCATTATGACAATAGTGATCACAGTAgcacccatgctaaccttccaagtgtatatacagtacatgtagtaatacacctagttggattaaACCTATTAGGATGGCATGATACAGTGAATAGCACACCTGCCCTAGTTATTATAACATATTTTAGTAACTGACAGGAGATTCCAAATTTATGTTATTACTGAGAAAAGTTAGTCATAGATGGGTAAAATTATTGGAACGAGCAGGCAAATGactaaatataaataaaaataccaaTTGTCCTCCTTGTATCTACCAAAGGGTCATGTGCAACATGATCTTCAGATATTACTTATACTAAAATTTCTTTTACATTCCTCTTGCAGTCATTCTCAAAGACAGCTTAATAATGAATTGTTCGTATTAAATTTCCATTACCAGTGAATGCTACAATAATTCTAATGGCCTTGTAGAATTAGTGGTGTCTTTTCAAGGTATCCATAATATGTTCTTTATGATATCAAAGATAAAAAGAAACTGCAATATATGCATGTTCTTTCCAAATACTAATCAATGTACCAATTTATGAGATTTTTTATATCTCTCTACTAATGGCTCATGGAAAGTTTATAAATCTTATGCTTAAATAAAGTAAAATATACATCAGACTAATGGTGCCTTTATTGCATTACTGAGTTCATGCTTTTGCATCTTCATATATTCCTTACtacttattgttgttattatagtaaATGCTAAAACTGTAAGGTCATTAAGTGCATATACTTAAGTAGCATCAAAAATAGTTGAAATGGAGTGATTTTTTGGGGtaatatttatttacttttcaaaatTTATGGCTATTTTTCAAAATTCTTTGTTATTTCTCGTAATTTTTAGTCATTTCTCGTTATTTTTGATAACTTTCAGTTATTTTTCGTATTTTTAGGTATTTTTCATGATTTTTAGTTATTTTCCATAATGAATAATCTTAATGAAAATGTTAGCTTCCTCCATTAGGAATTACCTGGAAATTAAGGCCTCGTATTATGCTAAAATTATCTCATTTTACATTTTTAAGTGTATATTCTGAATCAGCATAGAAAATAGTACGCCTGGTGTGATTTTAATGAATTTTGAAAATCTGGCCGAAAATTGTGATTTTTTTGGGGtgaaaaaacttttttttccaaaatggaaAGTTGTCATGATGACACTTGTTTGTTGGATCAATTTCTCCCCACAAACATGAAAAAATCCTGTATATACAGCTTTCATAGATGGTTATGAGAGCTTTGTAAGATAAATGTGCAGTAAAAGGTGCCTCATACAGAGAAGAAACATACAAGAGAAAGCAGCCTTGTATCTTGAAGTTAGAGAAGGTAGAGGCCCCTTACTATTGCATTTTATTTCTCTTAGGGCTTTGTGTCACATTGGCTGCCATTgttttaatctcatccctgttcAGTCATGTATCATGGTTATAGTGTCTACAGTCATCttacaatatttagataaaatcAGCTTTGATCCAAGGATATCATTTACATTGTTAGGCAGTAGTCTAGTTTTATTTCTCGAATTAAAGCATGTGGTTTGCATAAGCTACCTACTTTTTATTGTGGTGTGAGTATACTATATATGATTGAGTTGTAGAATTGTGGGATAATCAGCattagttgtacagtaggacccTTGTATCCATGGGGAAAACATTCCAAGACCTACCATGGATAGTTGGAaaccctatacagtggacccccggtttacgatcagctcccaatgcgaccaattatgtaagtgtatttatgtaagtgcgtttgtacgtgtatgtttgggggtctgaaatggactaatctaattcacaatattccttatgggaacaaattcgttcagtaatggcacctgaacatacttctggaatgaaataatatcgtaaaccgggggtccactgtatatgtaatttttttgtttacatacatacctatgataaagtttaattgataaattacgcACAGTAAGttgagaattagcactttttcgtTGATGGGAAACACTtcacggcttctcttaggctttgaagaactgccatcatcactacttttgtgctttggcCCAAAGTCATtaataagcaaaattaagggttattttcggCCCACGGTACACAGCAGATAACTGAAACCGCAGAAACCAAACATGTGGATATGGAGGTCCTACTGTatattcattactttgtaatGTTTCTATGTAATTATTGTAATGGTATAATCCAGTGATATTCAAGATGTCAGGTAATGAAATTTTGAAATATGGTGATATATGCTGGTAGTAAAGATCTGGAGTTATGTATTAATAAGTGGTTTGTGAAATACACTTTCCAGAAGGATAAAGATATGTTCTTCCTAATAATTTTTGTAATAGTAATTTTGCCATTTTACTTTTTACACTCATTGCATGAGGTCAGCATGTCAGAAGAAAATGTGCAATACCTTAAATTTATGATAAACTTTGTTCTACGAGATTAAGCTTTAATAAAATAGTTTTTTCTATTGATTTTACCTGTTgtcctataatatatataaggttaataaaaaataatcagCCTCTTGCTTACAATCTGGGTTATTGTGGAGAGATGCATGAGCATTTTCTTAACAACCAGTCTGGATTGATCTGTGAATATGGGTAGTCTAGGGTGATCATTTTGACAGAATTTattttgaagactgagacacttatgcaacatatgttgcataagtgtctcagtcttcaacttatcgttttttttaaaccatttatcagaaTTTATTTTACATATACactttactaatttttttttcttttttaacaagttggccgtctcccaccgaggcagggtgacccaaaaagaaaatactttcatcatcattcaacactttcacctcacataatcactgtttttgcagaggtgctcagaatacaacagtttagaagtatatacatataaagatgtacaacatatccctccaaactgccaatatcctaaactcctcctttaaagtgtaggcattgtacttcccatttccaggacttaagtccggctatataaaataaccggttcccctgaatcccttcactaaatattaccctgctcacactccaacagctcgtcaggtcaaaataccatttgtctccattcactcctatctaacacgctcacgcacgcttgctggaagtccaagcccctcgcccactaaacctcctttaccccctccctccaaccttttcgaggacaacccctaccccgccttccttcccctacagatttatacgctctccatgtcattctactttgatccattctctctaaatgaccaaaccacctcaacaacccctcttcagccctctgactaatgcttttattaactccacaccttctcctaatttccacactccaaattttctgcattatatttacaccacacattgcccttagacaggacatctccactgcctccaaccgcctcctcgctgctgcattcacaacccaagcttcacacccatataagagtgttggtactactatactttcatatattcccttctcaCAATTATTGTAATAAAATTAACCTTAGAAAAATAATTTTTgattaaaaaaataacaaggtACTGGTGCAACCACTGATTGTGATACTACCTTCATTTTTTCTTTAAATAATTTTAGTTCCTGGAGTACTATGCTACAAATTTTACTCAGGGCTCATCTTCATTCTCAGAACAGGAATTGTATTGCTTAGCAAAATCGTGCTCCTtcaatttcatatatttttcttGCTCTTGTAGTGCCTTTTTCAATTTACTCTTGTTCCTTGTTTTCTCATCCTATGACCCTTTCATTTTTCTCCTTTTTGAGATTATTTCAGTTAactactaaatttttttttttaaataaatttagtGATCTAATTTAAATTTAACAAACAGTTAAGGTGAACCAGCACAGCACACCTGGGTTGAGGATATGCCTGTGGTCAAGATCTACCAGGTACATAGATAGCCAGATACAGCTGTGCCTTAACTAACTGTCCCAGAGAGGTGCAGATCTACAGTGCCAGGCCTCTTTTTATTAATTTTGTGAGTATGGCAACTATTATCAGTTCAGAAAATTCCTTGAATTATTGTTACATCTTTCAGTGTTCTTTGCTGAGTCAAATGCAGTACCATACTAAATATTTCTAGTCAAGGTCAAATTTTTTTTCCAAGAATTACAGTGTAATGATTCAGCTGTAGGAAGTTACTTGTTATGCAAAATATTTTGTGCAGACAAATTAGTATTAATGAACTGTACAGGCAGTTGTATAGGGATTAGTTTTGTGTGACAATTCAGCACAAATAATTTCTGTaaatataatatagtagatttgaTTATGATGGAGAGGTAATTGAATAAGCTAGTGGTATAAGATGCAACTGACATTTAAATTattacatttactgttttcattgAATTTATGGATGTAGAAAAgggatatgatagagtggataggggagcaatgtgacagatgttgcaagtgcatGGAATAAGTGGTAGGATACTAAAAGCATGTTAAGTGttgatgaggatagtgagactcaggtgaGAGAGGGGATTTTCCCAAGATCTTTCAGTTAGGTTCAAAATTTTGGGTCCTTTGATTTGCATGAAGTGTTTACTCAGCTTAAGTCATACACTTGGAATATCAAGGACATACTGTATTTATTTCTTGTGTTATGTCCATGTGATCTGTGTAACTTTCAAGAATTGTTTTAGCTCAAGGTTAATGTCTGTTCAGAATATTCTGCATACATAATATGCACAGTAATACATGTGGATGCTTTGTTCATTAAGTTAAAAGCTTGAGAGGGATGTGTTGACCAGAATCAGATTcagtcttttttttatatatatatatttgacttgagtcctggagatgggaagtacagtgcctgcactctgaaggaggggtgttaatgttgcagtttaaaaactgtagtgtaaagcacccttctggcaagacagtgatggagtgaatgatggtgaaagtttttctttttcgggccaccctgccttggtgggaatcggccagtgtgataataaaaaaaaaaaaatatatatattttatttaaattattattattattataatcaaggggaagcgctaaacccggaggattatacagcgcctgggggggatgtggaaggcattcaggcttaattcggggaactggagcacagatccaattccctaaatcaagagcccctcaccaacatcaaggaaccttccttgaggggtattttatttaaaacattgcaAGGAATTCATTGTGTATTATTTATCTTTATGTTTAGTTATATACTTTTAGCTTTATTTAGGTTTTATCAGTACTGAATGCTAATTTATTTGTCCCCAcccagttattattataatcaaaattaagCACAAAGCCCACAAGGGTCATAAAGCACTGCAGGGTGGAATGTGCTAAAGAAGGAATATGTGAAGATCCAAGACTAGTGAGGGTTAGGAATATTCAAGAGGCAGAGTCAGTGAGGGTCCTGGGGAGCGCTAAAGAAAAAATACATGTATAATCAAAGTTGGTATAATAAAGTAGCACATGTAGTCGACAAAAAGTCAGAGGGAGTATGCATCAAAGGTGGGGCATAGAGTGACGGCAacaaagagggtgtataaatcttatGTAGAAGTTAGGGGTTGTCCCAGAAATGGTTGAtaagagggggtaaagaaggcttCGAGTATTAGGGGCTTGTGTAACCATGTTAGATCGGAGTGAATGGACAAGTGGTTTTAAATGGATGTGCTGTTTGAATATCAGCAAGGTTGGAATGACTTCTTTTTATAAGGTAGGTACAGTTCATTCTTGCTGTACATCAAATGTTTCTTGAGTTAGTGACCTCAGTTTTAGAGATAGTGAAGGGCTTTGTCTTGAACCCCTTGGAGTTTCATGTTGATTCTTGTTGTTAATGATGGGCACATGGACATTTGAGTAACTGATGTATCATCTTGTAGAAGTGCTTCTTGATGTGGGCTTGGGCCTATCTGAATCTATTCAGCAGGTGCCAACAGGCATTTGTTAAATTAACTTACCAACATATTTGGTGATAAGTTAATTTAGTTTAGCAGCCTGTCAGTTTCCTAATCCAAGATTGTATTGTCATCAGAGAAATGTATTATGATAGTGTCACATTACTgaggttaattattattattataatcaaaaaaagtGCTAAATCACTACTGAAGTTAGGATGGTATTACAATCTGGATGATTAAAGCTTCAACTAGCCTGTTAATTACCATATTATTCTTAGCTCATCATCCAAACTGTAATAAGAATATTTGTCCAGGAATACAAAATACACATACTATTTTTAATCTTTACTAGTAAATTATAAATATCATCCCAGAAATCATCCTTGATGATCATTATCCTCCCGGACAGAATCATTCCAGACAGAATCACAGATTATTATCCACCCGGAGAGGATCATCACAGATGATCATCCTCCCGGACATAATCACAGATGGTCATTAGCCTATGGTATTACCACAATTTACAGAACAAAGCCGAGCAAAACCTGTTTAGATAAGAGCACTAACTATACAGTTATCTTTCAGCTAATAACTGCAGCAGCCAAACTAGTACAGATATCATCTTTTTTATttcaagaagtgctaaaccagtaggaATCATACAGCACTAAAGCAGCCAGATGGAAAAGGATatgaggggagtgctaaacccatgagtCATACTGCCTGGTTTGATCCAGGTAAGTAAAGGGTAGGTCCAGTTACTTGGTTCAAGAGACCCATACTGGGATCAAGGAACTTCACTTGAGGGGCAGATTAGATCTGAAAAAGATTAGATTCAATTCCTCAGATCAGGAGCCCCTTTGTGGCAAGGGCTGCCCCTCTTCAAGGGTTGTGGATACTGACCCACCAAACAGGTCATCTTGGCAAAGACCCATAGCAAGAGACActtttctgtttcctgacaaacaaaccACCACCAAGAGCCAAGGTTATGAAACAAGTTGTGAATTTGTATTTATTGAATGTCAAATATGCCACTTTATATataatacacgtgtgtgtgtacatacacacatttatttattttgcagccatcacaaaaaaaaaaaaaagcaatcaaCAATGCAGAGCAACCActggagagaaagagggggaatGATGCTGCTGTAGGCCTTTTATGCAGAAACTTTAATTCTTCTTTAGGGGGGAACACATTTAGAAAACTGTAGTGCAGGAGAGCTTAAATAGGGCTGTCCAGGGCATGTGTCCTGGGACACACCTGCTCAGGCTTGCTGCATTCCATGTTTCTCACTGCATGATCTTGAAATGTTGAAATCACAGTATGAAAGGTCTAAAGCAGCactacccctcccccctcctgccCAATGGTTGCTTTACATACACTCACGCatacatacattatttatatatattatatatttatttattttccaaCACGCTGGCCATGTTGAATTTCACATCATGAAAGTAAAAAATTGTGTATGGAGCACAATACTAGAGCTCAACTGATATATCCCAACAGTTGCAAGTCTACTGCTGCTCTGACTACAGTGCTGAACATTCAAAAGAACTATGTGGAAAGCCCCCCATTGTTGCTCTGTGTGGGGAACTTATATAATGGGTTGAGCAACAGTTGGGGTTACCATACAGAATTCTTTTGAACACTGTGGCATAGTTGGAGTAGCAATAAAGTTCCAGGTGCTGGACAACCAATTCTGTCTCCAGTATGCacatggccagcagtaacagcctggttgatcaggccctgatccaccacaaggcctggtcgtggactgggccgcaggggcactgacccctggaacaccctccaggtatacagtatatatatatatagatatgtatacgtacacacacacacacattatatattaatttat encodes:
- the LOC128702979 gene encoding ankyrin repeat and SOCS box protein 7: MMASVVRRWALDSQLLVAIQNNDVMRAHKLFQAGVDTDIRFSINSQQRPALCLCVENNALDMVQLLVELGVSINQGDSGGLTPLHIACTHSYTNLAGLLIKARANVNARTHQGRTPLHLAAVRGNQDLVKLLLSQEAAVDVVDGDGCTPLHYAAASANSEIVEILLSAHANPETIDNRGNTALHYAVDVNGVKAFTVRILAMVHPVAACITNSGMETPLHIAVKSGRQDAESILAAVVEVGTRAALNSKGPLGHTPLHLAVLEHRLNLLRLLLTAGADTNTEDHLGHTPLVSAARDATWGAVALLLAAGARTKKLIRGGDIENEVRDSGIRALLEEATRQPPCLSSLCRRALTHHLGPGALRALSKATLPSVWQDFLTFQSVSL